TTAAAAAATACCACCTTTTTGGGTTCACCGGGACACCCATTTTTGCAGCTAATTGCGATAAAAACAACCCGTTAGGCACGACAGAGCAAAAGTTTGGGAAATGCCTCCATCAATACACCATTATTGATGCGATCAGGGATAAAAACGTTTTGCCCTTTAGAGTGGAATACCACAACACCATTAAAGCTAAAGAGGGCATTATAGATAATAAGGTTAGAGCGGTTGATGAAAAAAACGCCCTTTTAGATAATAGGAGAATCAAAGAAATCACTAAATGCATTTTAGAGCGTTTCCATCAAGCCACTAAAAATAAAAAATTCAATTCCATTCTGGCATGCTCTAGCATAGAAGCGCTGAAAAAATATTATCAAGCCTTTAAAGAAGAAAAACACGACCTTAAAATCGCTACCATTTTTAGCTATAGCGCTAATGAAGAAATTGAAGCGCTAGAAGATGAAAACAATGAAAGCGCTAGTGGGCTAGACAAAAGCTCAAGGGATTTTTTAGAGGGCGCGATTGCGGATTATAACGGGATGTTTAAAACTTCTTTTGACACTTCGGATCAAAAATTCCAAAGCTATTACAAGGATCTTTCTCAAAAAATGAAAGAGCGTAAAATCGATCTTTTACTGGTGGTTAATATGTTTTTGACCGGGTTTGACGCTACTAGGCTTAACACCCTTTGGGTGGATAAAAACTTGAAATACCATGGGCTAATTCAGGCCTTTTCACGCGCAAACCGCATTTTAGATAGCGTTAAAACGCATGGGAATATCGTGTGTTTCAGGGATTTAGAGCAGGATTTGAATGATGCGCTCATGCTTTTTGGCAATAAGGACGCTAGGTCTATTGCGCTATTAAGGAAATATGAAGATTATTTGAAAGGCTACACGGATAATCATAAAGAATACGAGGGCTATGAGGGTTTGATTGGAAGGCTTTTAACCGAGTTTCCCCTAAAAGAGCCAATCATTTCAGAAAGCCAGAAAAAGGATTTTATCAAGCTTTTTGGCAAGATTTTGAAATTAGAAAATATTTTAAACAGCTTTGAAAATTTTAACAAAGACGATTACATCAACCCAAGGGATTTTCAAGACTATCAAAGCAAATACCTTGATTTTTACGATGCAATGAGGCCAGAAAAAGGGAAGGATAAAGAAGAGATTAATGATGATTTGATTTTTGAAATTGAACTCATCAAGCAAGTGGAAGTCAATATTGACTATATTTTGAATTTGATTGAAGAGTTCGCTAAAGAGCATGGGGTGGAAATTCAAGGCGTTAAAACCAAAATAGAGCCAATCATCAACTCCAGCATAGAGTTAAGGAATAAAAAAGATTTGATCATGGATTTCATTGACAAATACAACAAAGACCAGGAAGTCCATGCGTATTTTCAAGACTATATCCACCAAAAAAGAGAAGAGGAATTCCAAAATATCATAGAAGAAAACCGCTTGAATGAAGAAAAAGCCTATTCGTTCATGCAGCATGCCTTTAAGGGGGGCGAAATCAATTTCAGCGGGACAAAATTCCCTGAAATCATTGAAGAAAAACCCTCCAGGTTTGACAAAAATTCGCGCTATCAAGAGGTGAAAGAAAAAGTCGCTGCAAGCCTTTCTCGTTTTTTCCACCGCTTTTGTGATCTCACTAGTGCTATATTTAAGAAAAATGGGGTTAAAAAAGATGAGGTTAATGAAAAATAGTTCATGAACGCTTTTGTATTAAAGCTCAAAAAAAGCGCCGTTTAATGGATTTTTTGTAAAATAAAAGAAAGTTTAAGGAGGTTCGTTGTGTTGAAAGAATTACGCCAAAAACGCCCTTTAGTGCATAATATCACCAATTATGTGGTGGCGCAATTTGTGGCTAATGGTTTGTTAGCCTTAGGGGCATCGCCTTTAATGAGCGATGCGATTGATGAGATGCCAGATTTGGCAAAAATTTCTGACGCGCTCGCTATCAACATTGGCACCCTCAATGAACGCACCATTTTATGCGCTAAAGAGGCGATCAAACATTACAAGGCTTTGAACAAACCCATTGTGTTAGATCCTGTGGGGTGTTCAGCGAGCGCTCTACGCTATGACACAAGCTTAGAGCTTTTAGAAAGCGAAGGGGTTAGCGCGCTTAGGGGTAATGCTGCCGAATTAGGCTCTTTAGTGGGTATTTCTTGCGAAAGTAAGGGGTTAGATTCCAAGCATTCCGCTACGCCTGTAGAAATTGTCAAACGAGCGGCTCAAAAATATTCTGTGATAGCGGTAATGACGGGTAAAACAGATTACGTGAGCGATGGGGAAAAAGTTTTGAGCATCAGTGGTGGGAGCGAGTATTTAGCGCTCATTACTGGGGCTGGGTGTTTGCATAGTGCAGCGTGTGCGAGCTTTTTGAGTTTGAAAAAAGACCCCCTAGATTCTATGGCGCAACTTTGCGCGCTCTATAAACAAGCCGCTTTTAATGCGCAAAAAAAAGCGTTAGAAAATAACGGCTCTAATGGTTCGTTCTTGTTTTATTTTTTAGACGCTCTAAGCTTGCCCATAGAGTTAGAAAATAGCCTTATTAAGGAAGTATTGTGAAAGTTTATCCGCAAGTTTTAAGCATTGCTGGTAGCGATAGCGGTGGGGGCGCTGGGATACAGGCCGATTTGAAAGCGTTCCAAACTTTGGGCGTGTTTGGGACAAGCGTGATCACTTGCATCACCGCCCAAAACACACAGGGCGTGCATGGGGTGTATCCATTGAGTGTAGAGAGCGTGAAAGCGCAAATCCTAGCCATTAGAGATGATTTTTCTATCAAAGCGTTCAAAATGGGGGCGTTATGCAACGCTAAAATCATTGAATGCGTGGCAGACGCTTTAGAAACTTGCGATTTTGGGTTGTGCGTTTTAGATCCGGTCATGGTGGCAAAGAATGGGGCCTTGCTTTTAGAAGAAAAGGCGATTTTAAGCTTAAAAAAACGCCTTTTACCTAAAACCAATTTATTAACCCCTAACCTCCCTGAAGTCTATGCGCTCACAGGCGTTCAAGTGCGAGACGATGAAAGCGCTTCAAAAGCGATGGGTGTTTTAAGGGATTTAGGCGTTAAAAACGCTGTGATTAAAGGGGGGCATACAGAGCATTTTCAAGGGGAATTTAGCAACGATTGGGTGTTTTTAGAAGATATTGAATTTATCTTAAACGCCAAGCGTTTTAACACCAAAAACACGCATGGCACGGGTTGTGTTCTGTCTAGCTTGATTGTGGGCTTACTCGCTCAAGGGCTGGATTTAAAAAACGCTATCACAAAGGCTAAAGAGCTTTTAACTATCATCATTCAAAACCCCTTAAACATTGGGCATGGGCATGGGCCTTTGAATTTATGGAGTATTAAAAAGCTTGTTTGATGCGAATTGTTTGAAACTCATGTTTGTGGCTGGTTCGCAAGACTTCTACCACATAAAAGGCGGCAAAAACGATAGGATAAACGCGCTTTTAGAGACTTTAGAATTAGCTTTACAATCTCAAATCACAGCGTTTCAATTCCGCCAAAAAGGCGATTTAGCCTTACAAGATCCTGTTGAAATCAAACGATTAGCCCTAGAGTGTCAAAAATTATGCAAAAAATACGGTGCACCTTTTATTATTAATGATGAGGTGCGACTCGCGCTAGAATTAAAAGCTGATGGCGTGCATGTGGGGCAAGAGGACATGGCTATAGAAGAGGTAATAACTTTATGCAAAAAGCGCCTTTTTATCGGTTTGAGCGTCAATACTTTAGAGCAAGCCTTAAAAGCGCGCCATTTAGACGGCGTAGCCTATTTAGGGGTAGGCCCTATTTTCCCCACACCATCTAAAAAAGACGCTAAAGAAGTTGTAGGCGTAGAGCTTTTAAAAAAAATACACGATAGCGGGGTAAAAAAACCTCTCATAGCGATTGGGGGCATCACGATGCATAACGCTTCAAAATTGCGCGAATATGGGGGTATCGCAGTCATTAGTGCGATCACGCAAGCCAAAGATAAAGCCTTAGCAATTGAAACACTTTTAAAAAAATGAAAATTTTTCTACCCTATCGTGTCCAATAAACGCTCTTCAAAGGCAAAAAGCATGGGGGTTTTTTCGCACACAATTTCCACAAAAGAAAAGCCTAAAAGGGTGTTTTGAGCCTCTTTTAAAACCTCTTTGGTCCTTTGGAGGGTGGTTTTTAAAAAAAGTTGTTTTTCTTTTTCTTTCAAATAAATAACGCCGCCAATTTCGCCCAAGTTAGGATACAGAGCGTAAAAATCAACGCTTTGTTTTTTGGCTTTTATCTGTAAAAAGGCTTTTTTGCGTTCGTTTTCAATTACAAAGCTTAAAACCTGCGATTGCAAGCTCAAAAGCATGTTGGCTGTATTCAAAAACTCTTGCGGATTTTTAGCATGGACTAATTTTTCGCTCAAAAGTTCTTTGTATTCTTTTAAAGGGGTATTGTCTTTGGCGCTCAATATTTCTTTGATTTTTTTCATTTCAAGGGCGGGCAAATCGTCCAATCCATCTAAAATTTTTGGGGCAGGCACTAAATTTTTAAGCACAATATCGCCTAGCTGATTTCTTTGCATAGTCGCAAAATAAGGCTGATTGATTTTCAATTCCTGTTCGCTTTTGGTGGGGATAATTTTATTACCCACTTGCAAAAGAAAAAGATCTTTATCTTGTTTTTCTAAAACCTTTAAAAGAATGGGTAAAGTGGCGTTAAAATGGTGCACGGCGTTTTTGGAATGAAGGGCGTTAAGCTGGTTTAGGGCGTTTAGAGCTTCTAGCATTAAAGGGCGTTGTCTTTGATAAAATCAAGGATTTTAAAGCTCGCTTCTAATTTGTTCATGGAAGGGATTTTTTGGGTTTTTTTATGGCTAAAGAGCCACAATTCATTTTCTAATGAGCCAAAAGGGCGTGAATCTTTAATGAGATTCAAAGCGGCCATGGAGCAATCCTTGCCGTTATCTTGAGAAGGTTTTAAAAGATTTTGAGCGTTTTTGATAGCGTTTTGTTGATCGTCTTCAGCTTTAAAACCGATTTTAACGAATTGATTAGGATTGATAGAAGCCAGTAAATCCTTATTTTGAACGCATTCAATGTTTAGGGTTTCGCCGATTTCGCTTTTTTTAAGCTTATGGTTAAAAGAAGTTTTAGGCACATAATCGCTAATGGCGGCTAAATTGAAGAGCAGGGGTTTTAAAGCATGCTTTTGCAAGTTGTTAGCGGCGTTATTCAGGGCGTTTTCATAAGAAGCGGTGTCGCTGACTAAAACGCTTGCGATTCCTTTAGGCAAAGGAGTGGGGAAGCTTGATGCAATCAAAGTTACTTTGGCTCCCTTAAAATATAACGCTAGGGCTAACGCGCTCGCTTGGATCCCGCTAGAAAGATTGCTAATAACTCTAACGCTGTCAATCTTTTCCACGCTCGCGCCGCCCATGATTATGACTTCTCTGTTTTCAAAATAAGCGTCTTTTAGGAGCGTTTGAGCGGCTTTAAAAAGGATTTCTAAAGGCTCAGCCATTGCCCCATCGCCTTTAGTATCGCATGCTAAAAGGCCGTTTTGGGTGTCTAAAATAATATGGTTGAAATCTTTCAAGCGTTTCAAATGGCTTTGAATGATAGGGGAATTGAGCATGTTAGTGTTCATGCTAGGGGCTAGGATTTTAGGGGAAGCGCAAGCTAAAAAAGTCGCGCTTACGATATTATCCGCTAAAGCGTGAGCGATTTTAGACAAGCTGTTAGCGCTTAAAGGGGCAAAGATGAGTAAATCAGAATTAGCAGCGCATGCGATGTGGTTATGGTGCAATGCGTTTTGGTGGTTATAATACCATTTTTCATTACGATCATGCAAGACTTTATGGTGGCTCAAGGCTTCAAAGCTTAAGGGCGTAACAAATTTTTTTGCGCCCTCACTCATCACCACTTGAACGCTAGCCCCGCTTTTAAACAACAAGCGCACTAATTCTAGGGATTTATACGCCGCAATAGAGCCGCTCACGAGCAATAAAACGCGCTTGTTTTCTAACAATCTTAAGGGGTAAAACAAATCTTCTAAAAAATTCATAATAATTTTAACAAATCATCAGGCTCTAGCCATTTGCTGTTATTATGGCTGCTGTATTCAAAATCGGGTGCGACTTTTTGGCCTTTTTCG
This DNA window, taken from Helicobacter pylori, encodes the following:
- the thiM gene encoding hydroxyethylthiazole kinase, coding for MLKELRQKRPLVHNITNYVVAQFVANGLLALGASPLMSDAIDEMPDLAKISDALAINIGTLNERTILCAKEAIKHYKALNKPIVLDPVGCSASALRYDTSLELLESEGVSALRGNAAELGSLVGISCESKGLDSKHSATPVEIVKRAAQKYSVIAVMTGKTDYVSDGEKVLSISGGSEYLALITGAGCLHSAACASFLSLKKDPLDSMAQLCALYKQAAFNAQKKALENNGSNGSFLFYFLDALSLPIELENSLIKEVL
- the thiD gene encoding bifunctional hydroxymethylpyrimidine kinase/phosphomethylpyrimidine kinase, which produces MKVYPQVLSIAGSDSGGGAGIQADLKAFQTLGVFGTSVITCITAQNTQGVHGVYPLSVESVKAQILAIRDDFSIKAFKMGALCNAKIIECVADALETCDFGLCVLDPVMVAKNGALLLEEKAILSLKKRLLPKTNLLTPNLPEVYALTGVQVRDDESASKAMGVLRDLGVKNAVIKGGHTEHFQGEFSNDWVFLEDIEFILNAKRFNTKNTHGTGCVLSSLIVGLLAQGLDLKNAITKAKELLTIIIQNPLNIGHGHGPLNLWSIKKLV
- the thiE gene encoding thiamine phosphate synthase, which codes for MFDANCLKLMFVAGSQDFYHIKGGKNDRINALLETLELALQSQITAFQFRQKGDLALQDPVEIKRLALECQKLCKKYGAPFIINDEVRLALELKADGVHVGQEDMAIEEVITLCKKRLFIGLSVNTLEQALKARHLDGVAYLGVGPIFPTPSKKDAKEVVGVELLKKIHDSGVKKPLIAIGGITMHNASKLREYGGIAVISAITQAKDKALAIETLLKK
- the coaBC gene encoding bifunctional phosphopantothenoylcysteine decarboxylase/phosphopantothenate--cysteine ligase CoaBC, with translation MNFLEDLFYPLRLLENKRVLLLVSGSIAAYKSLELVRLLFKSGASVQVVMSEGAKKFVTPLSFEALSHHKVLHDRNEKWYYNHQNALHHNHIACAANSDLLIFAPLSANSLSKIAHALADNIVSATFLACASPKILAPSMNTNMLNSPIIQSHLKRLKDFNHIILDTQNGLLACDTKGDGAMAEPLEILFKAAQTLLKDAYFENREVIIMGGASVEKIDSVRVISNLSSGIQASALALALYFKGAKVTLIASSFPTPLPKGIASVLVSDTASYENALNNAANNLQKHALKPLLFNLAAISDYVPKTSFNHKLKKSEIGETLNIECVQNKDLLASINPNQFVKIGFKAEDDQQNAIKNAQNLLKPSQDNGKDCSMAALNLIKDSRPFGSLENELWLFSHKKTQKIPSMNKLEASFKILDFIKDNAL